CTCGGCGAGCGCGGGGGCGACGGTCCCCGAGAGGTGGTCCGCGTGGTCGGCCGTCAGTAAGAACAGCTCGGCCAGCGGGTCGGCGTCGTCGGCCGCGATGGAGCGGTCGACCGCTTCGCCGTACCAGCTGTCGGTCGGCTCGCGGGTGAACGTCGCGTCCGGATACACGTCGTGGAGCGCCTCCCAGACGGTGGTTTTCCCGCTGCCGTCGAGCCCCTCCAGCGTGATCAGCATGGTCGCGCTCCGGCGCGGCGAGAAATAAACCGCCCGGCTTGCGACGGAGACCTTTTTTAACGGCGCCGGGAGAACCGGCCGGCATGGTCACCAACGTGGACCGCACCCGTCGCGCTCGAACGCCCCGGAGGCGCCGATGGTAGCCGTCGCGCTCTCCGTCTCGCGGGTGGTCGCGGCGCTCGTGTTGGTCGTGTTGAACGGCTTCTTCGTCGCCTCCGAGTTCGCGTTCGTCCGCGTCCGCTCGACCTCGGTCGACCAGCTGGTCGCCGACGGGCGTCCGGGAGCGAACGCCTTGGCGGACGTGATGGGGAGTCTCGACGACTACCTCGCGGCGACGCAACTCGGGATCACGATCGCTTCGCTCGGGCTCGGGTGGATCGGCGAACCGGCGGTCGCGGCGCTGATCGAGCCGGTGTTGGGATCGCTGCTGCCGGCGAACATCGTCCACCTCGTCGCGTTCGCGATCGGGTTCAGCGTCATCACGTTCCTCCACGTCGTCTTCGGGGAGCTCGCGCCGAAGACCATCGCCATCGCGCAGGCCGAGCGCGTCGCGATGCTTCTCGCGCCCCCGATGAAGCTCGCCTACTACCTCTTTGCCCCCGGAATCGTCGTGTTCAACGGGACGGCGAACCTGTTTACGCGCGCCATCGGCGTGCCGCCGGCCTCCGAGACCGACGAGACGATGGAAGAGCGGGAGATCCGTCGCGTGCTCGCGCGCTCCGGAGAAGCGGGGCACGTCGACGACGAGGAGGTGGAGATGGTCAACGCCGTCTTCGAACTCGACGACACCGTGGTCCGGGAGGCGATGGTCCCCCGGCCTGACGTGGCGAGCATCCCCGCCGACGCCGACCTCGACGCGATCCGCGCCACCGTCCTCGAAGCCGGGCACACCCGGTACCCGGTGGTGGCGGCCGACGACGCGGACCGCGTGGTCGGCTTCGTCGATACCAAGGACGTGCTCCGCGCCGGCGAGGCGGGCGAGGCGTCGACGACGGCGGCCGACCTCGCTCGCGACCTCGTGATCGTCCCGGAGACCACGTCGCTGAGCGACCTGCTCGTGCAGTTCCGGGACGAACGCCGGCAGATGGCCGCGGTCGTCGACGAGTGGGGCGCCTTCGAGGGCATCGCCACGGTCGAGGACGCGGTCGAGACGCTCGTCGGCGACCTCCGCGACGAGTTCGACCCGGAGAGCGGCGACCACGCGGTCCGGAAGAGCGGTGCCGGGGCCTACGAGGCCGACGGCTCGGTGTCGCTGTCCGCCGTCAACGACGCGCTCGGAACCGAGTTCGACGGCGACGGCTTCGAGACGCTCGGCGGCCTCGTCCTCGACCGGCTCGGGCGGAGTCCGGAGGTCGGCGATTCGGTCACCGCGGGCGACTACGCCTTCGCGGTCACGGCCGCAGACGGCGCGCGGATCTCGACCGTTCGGATCGAAGAGACCGGCGACGAGACCACAGGCGACGGGAGTAAAAGCGGCGACGAGGCGAGCCACAGCGGGGCGGGCGACGACGAACGCGGAGACGGGGACGACGAGCGCGACGAGGGCGACGAGCGCGACGAGGGCGACGAGCGCGGAGACGGCGCCTGACGCCGGGGCTGTCGACCGAGACGGTCGACGCGTCCGCCCGCCGCGGACCTTTTTATCTGTACGCCGCGACCGTGGGGGTATGTTCAACCGAATCCTGTTTCCGACCGACGGCAGCGAAGGGGCGGACGCCGCGTTCGGGCACGTTCTGGACGTGGCGGCCGACACCGGCGCGACCGTCCACATCCTCAACGTCGCCGACACGACCCACGACAGCGTCACGCGGATCGGCGGCGACGTCATCGACGTGCTCGAACGGCAGGGGGAGACGTTCGTCGAGGCGGCCGCGGAGCGCGCCGCGGACCGCGGCGTCGAGACGGAGACGGCGGTCGAGCAGGGTGGCGTCGCCGAGACCATCATCGCGTACGCGACGGACCGCGACGCCGACCTCATCGCCATGCCGACGCGCGGGCGGACGGGGCTCGACCGGCTCCTCCTCGGCAGCACCACCGAGCGCGTCGTCCGCCGGTCGCCCGTGCCGGTGCTCAGCATCGGTCCCGACGACGTGCCGGCCGACTACCCCTACCGGAACATCCTCGCGCCGACCGACGGGAGCGACCGCGCCGGCGCCGCCTTCGACCGGGCGCTGGAGATCGCCCGACACGACGGCGCGACGGTACACGCCCTCGCCGTCGTCGACGTCGGAATCATCGGCGCCGACGGGTACGCCGGCGTGGACGCCCTGATATCGGGGGCCGAACAGACGGTCGCAGACGCGGCGGCGACCGCGGAGGCGGCGGGCGTCGAGGCCGTCGAGGCCGTCGAGGTCGGCGCCGCCGCGGCCCACGGGATCCACAGTTACGTCGCGGACCACGACGTCGACCTCGTCGTCATGGGGACGCGGGGGCGGACCGGCGTGGAGCGGTACCTCCTCGGGAGCGTCGCCGAACACACCGTGCGTACCGCCCCGGTGCCGGTGTTGACGGTGCCGGACGCAGGCGACGAGGCGTGACTCGGGCCGAGATGTGACGCACCCGCCGGCCGCCGGGCGTCCGCGCTCGCCGCGGGCGCGTCTGACATCGCGGTAGGTTTACGGGCGTTCCGCTCGATCGGCTGTGCATGAAATTGTTGGTAGCCGGCGGAACCGGATTCATCGGGTCGTACCTCTGTCGCGCGCTGGCCGACGAGGGACACGAGGTGACGGCGCTCTCGCGCTCTCCGGGCGACACGCCGGAGGGCGTCGCCGCCGCGACGGGCGACGTCAGCGACTACGAATCGGTCGTCGGGGCGGTCGAGGGGCAGGATGCGGTCGTGAACCTGGTCGCGCTCTCGCCGCTGTTCGAGCCCAAGGGGGGCAACGTCATGCACGACCGGGTCCACCGGAAGGGCACCCAGAACCTCGTTCGAGCGGCCGAGGAGGGCGGTGCGACGCGGTTCGTCCAACTGAGCGCGCTCGGGGCCGACCCGGACGGCGACACCGCGTACATCCGTGCGAAGGGGCAGGCGGAGACGATCGTCCGCGACAGCGACCTCGACTGGACGATCTTCCGCCCCTCGGTCGTCTTCGGCGAGGGCGGCGAGTTCGTCTCCTTCACCAAGCGGCTCAAGGGGATGTTCGCGCCGGGCGTCCCGCTGTACCCGCTTCCCGGCGGCGGCAAGACGCGGTTCCAGCCGATCCACGTCGAGGACCTCGTCCCGATGTTGGCCGACGCCGTCGACACCGACGACCACGTGGGCGAGACGTACGAGATCGGCGGCCCGGAGGTCCTGACGCTCCGGCAGGTGACCGACCTCGTGTACGAGGCCGAGAAGAAGGGCATCACGATCGTGCCGCTTCCGATGCCGCTCGCCCGAATCGGCCTCGGCGTCCTCGGCGCCGTTCCGGGGTTCCCGATGGGGTCCGACCAGTACCGTTCGTTACAGTTCGATAACACGACGGCCGACAACGACGTGGCCGCCTTCGGCGTGGATCCGGCGGATCTGACGACACTCGGCGGCCACCTCGGGGTGCGATGAGGCGACCGACCGCCGGACGCGACGGCGATTCGGTGACTGCGGGCCGTTCCGCGGCGCCGTTCGCGCCGACACACACCGTATCAATGGTGGTAACGCCAACCGAAGGTTTAAATATACGATCACGCTCTGTTCATTTCAAAGGCGGAGGGAGCACACGATGAAACTTGCAATGATCGGATTCGGACAGGCGGGGGGAAAAGTCGTCGACAAGTTCCTGGAGTACGACAAGCGAACGGGATCGGAGATCGTTCGTGCGGCCGCGGCCGTCAACACGGCCAAGGCCGATCTCATGGGACTCGAACACATCGCCGAGGACCAGCGCGTACTCATCGGTCAGTCGCGCGTCAAGGGCCACGGTGTCGGCGCGGACAACGAGCTCGGCGCGGAGATCGCCGAGGAGGACATCGACGAGGTACAGGGAGCGATCGACTCGATCCCGGTCCACGAGGTCGACGCGTTCCTCGTCGTCGCCGGGCTCGGCGGCGGGACCGGCTCCGGCGGCGCGCCGGTGCTGGCGAAACACCTCAAGCGGATCTACACCGAGCCGGTGTACGGCCTCGGCATCCTGCCGGGCAGCGACGAGGGCGGTATTTATACCCTCAACGCGGCCCGGTCGTTCCAGACGTTCGTCCGCGAGGTGGACAACCTGATGGTGTTCGACAACGACGCCTGGCGGAAGACGG
This genomic window from Halorubrum sp. PV6 contains:
- a CDS encoding hemolysin family protein produces the protein MVAVALSVSRVVAALVLVVLNGFFVASEFAFVRVRSTSVDQLVADGRPGANALADVMGSLDDYLAATQLGITIASLGLGWIGEPAVAALIEPVLGSLLPANIVHLVAFAIGFSVITFLHVVFGELAPKTIAIAQAERVAMLLAPPMKLAYYLFAPGIVVFNGTANLFTRAIGVPPASETDETMEEREIRRVLARSGEAGHVDDEEVEMVNAVFELDDTVVREAMVPRPDVASIPADADLDAIRATVLEAGHTRYPVVAADDADRVVGFVDTKDVLRAGEAGEASTTAADLARDLVIVPETTSLSDLLVQFRDERRQMAAVVDEWGAFEGIATVEDAVETLVGDLRDEFDPESGDHAVRKSGAGAYEADGSVSLSAVNDALGTEFDGDGFETLGGLVLDRLGRSPEVGDSVTAGDYAFAVTAADGARISTVRIEETGDETTGDGSKSGDEASHSGAGDDERGDGDDERDEGDERDEGDERGDGA
- a CDS encoding universal stress protein — translated: MFNRILFPTDGSEGADAAFGHVLDVAADTGATVHILNVADTTHDSVTRIGGDVIDVLERQGETFVEAAAERAADRGVETETAVEQGGVAETIIAYATDRDADLIAMPTRGRTGLDRLLLGSTTERVVRRSPVPVLSIGPDDVPADYPYRNILAPTDGSDRAGAAFDRALEIARHDGATVHALAVVDVGIIGADGYAGVDALISGAEQTVADAAATAEAAGVEAVEAVEVGAAAAHGIHSYVADHDVDLVVMGTRGRTGVERYLLGSVAEHTVRTAPVPVLTVPDAGDEA
- a CDS encoding complex I NDUFA9 subunit family protein yields the protein MKLLVAGGTGFIGSYLCRALADEGHEVTALSRSPGDTPEGVAAATGDVSDYESVVGAVEGQDAVVNLVALSPLFEPKGGNVMHDRVHRKGTQNLVRAAEEGGATRFVQLSALGADPDGDTAYIRAKGQAETIVRDSDLDWTIFRPSVVFGEGGEFVSFTKRLKGMFAPGVPLYPLPGGGKTRFQPIHVEDLVPMLADAVDTDDHVGETYEIGGPEVLTLRQVTDLVYEAEKKGITIVPLPMPLARIGLGVLGAVPGFPMGSDQYRSLQFDNTTADNDVAAFGVDPADLTTLGGHLGVR